TCAGCTTCAGATGTTGATTGTGCAACTGTAGCTTGCTTCTTAGACGTCCAAGAAAATATTCCCGATCCAAGGGAGAAAGCATAGCCGGAAGTGCTTTTCATGTCATCTACAGAATCTGCCCAATCACCGTCTGTGTAGCCAAGCAACCTTGAGTTGGTTGTGGTTTTGTACCATATGCCAAACTCTTTTGTTCCTTGCAGGTATCTTAGGATTCTTTTGCATGCTCCAAAGTGTATCTGACTTGGGCTCTGCATGAATCTTGATAGTAGACTTGTAGCATACATAAGGTCTGGTCGTGTAGCCGTCAGATATAGAAGACTACCAATTAGACTCCTGTAGCGCGATGCCTCAGCTTCTGGTGCTCCATCATCCTTCTGTCGTTTCTCATTTGTCACGAGTGGAGTACTTACAGGCTTGCAGCTGTACATCATGAATTTCTTGAGTAAGCCTTCTGTATATTTCTTTTGTGAGATAAATATCCCATCATTTCTCTGACTTACCTCTATACCGAGGAAGTAACTCATCAAGCCAAGGTCGGTCATCTCGAAGGTCTTCATCatgtcttctttgaactccATCATCATCTTTGTATTATTTCCTGTGTAGATAAGATCATCTACGTATAAGGAGAGTAAGAGAGTATGCTGACCTTGAGTCTTGATGTATTGTGTAAGTTCACTCTTGCTCCTCCTGAAACCTCGATCGATGAAGTACTGATCAATCCGACTGTACCATGCTCGaggagcttgcttcaagccatatagAGCTTTTCTTAGTCTTAGCACTTTGCTTTCATTGCCTTTGCACACGAAACCTTGTGGTTGCTCCACATAGATCTCTTCTTCGAGTACACCGTTGAGGAAAGCTGATTTGACATCTAGTTGATGGATGCTCCAACCTTTTTGTGCTGCAAGAGCTATTAGAGCTCTTATTGTATCAAGACGAGCCACTGGTGGAAATGTCTCATTGTAGTCGATGTCAGGTTGTTGTGAGTAACCCTTCGCTACTAGCCTCGCCTTGTGCTTTTGTATAGTGCCATCAGGGTTTGAGCTTTGTCTTGTAGACCCACTTAACCCCAATGATGTCTTTTCCATGTGGGCAATCTACTAACTCCCATGTGTTGTTTTTCTCTATCATCTttatttcttcttccattgccttGACCCATACTTCTTGCTTTGAAGCTGCTTCAAAGCTTTCAGGCTCAAGTATGGCCAAGTTGCAGGTTTCGTATACATCCACCAAAAACCTTACTCTTCTAGGAGTAGACTCTGGTGATAAatcttgttgttgttcttgttgttgCGGAGGTGAAGTAGGCTCACCTGGgttttctgcttcttcttcaacttcttcttgAGGCCGTTGCGTTGGTATGAGAATGTTCTTCTCCACTTTTTCTTCATCCCAATTCCAAGATGCATTACCGTCAACTTCAACATCTCGACTGATGGTAAGTTTCTTTGTTTGTAGGTTGTAGACCCGATAACCTTTAGACTTTGTGCTATATCCGAGGAAGATACCTCGTACATTCTTGTCTTCTAGTTTGTGCCTTTTTACATCTGGCACATGAGTGTAGCATATAGATCCGAAGACCCTTAGGTGCTTTGTCGATGGCTTCTTGCCGCACCAAGCTTCAATTGGAGTCTTATTTTGTACTGCATTTGTTGGACATCTATTGAGTATATAGACAGCAGTGTAGACTGCTTCTGCCCACCAGAAAGTGTTATGCATTCCCTTCTCCTTGAGCATTGATCTGGCCATCTCCATAATCGTCCGTTTCTTTCTTTCGGAcactccattttgttgtggaATGTATGCGACTGTAAGTTGTCGCTCTATGCCTTCATCCTCGCAAAATTTGTCAAACTCGCGGGATGTGTACTCTTTTCCACGATCACTTCTAAGTACTTTTATATGTTTTCCACTTTGTTTCTCGACAAGGGCCTTGAACTTTTTGAATACTCTAAAAACTTCTGATTTTGCTTTTAGGAAATAGACCCATGTCATTCTAGAGAAGTCATCGGTGAAGAGAATGAAATACCTGTTGTTATCATGTGATGATGTCCTCATCGGTCCACACACGTCTGTATGGATCAACTCCAACACGTCTTTTGCTCTCCATTCCTTGCATGTTGAGAACGACACTCGGCGTTGCATTCCAAGGAGACACCTTTCGCAGGCTTCATTACTCTCCTTTAAGGATGGAAGGTCTCTCATCATATTCTTTTGATATAGTAGCTTCAAGACTTGTGTATTGAAGTGGCCAAATCTTCGATGCCAAAGCCATGAATCATCAACTTGCGCTTTCATGGCAATGTTAGCTACATATTTGAAATTTAGAGGGAAGCTTATGTTGCTCTTCTGCATCTTAACCTGGGCTATCTCAACCCTTTTGTCATGCTTGTCATAGATTCGGCATACATCCCCTTCAAAGTGAAGAGTGTAGCCTCTTTCTATCATTTGGCCAATGCTTAAGAGATTCTCTTTTAGGTTGGGAACTAGTAAGACATCACTGATGAGTCTTGTACCTTTCTATGTCTCTACCATGACGGTGCCTTTACCTTTTGACTCCACCACAGCGCCATTTCCCAGACGAACTTTCACTTTGACAGAGTCATCAATGTTTTTGAAGATACTCTCGTCCTTGGCCATATGATTGCTGCAACCACTATCCAAGTACCAGCTTCCTCCAGTTTCTCTGGCTGAGTCTTGAGTGGCATATAGAAGGTACTGATCTTGCTCTTGCTCTTCTGCAAGGTTAGCTTGATGTCTATTTTTACTGTAACAATATTTCTCCATGTGCCCAAACTTCTTGCAGTAGTTGCATTGTGGCTTATCACGGTACCGACAATCTGCCTCGGCGTGACCTAGCCTTTAGCATATGCTGCATGGAGGATTTTTATCTTGACTGTTCTTGGAGAAATTTCTAgaactttctcttcttctaaaAGCTTCTCCATAATTCCTCTTTCCTCCATATCCTTTATTCTGTTGTCGAAATTTGAGCTTTGATTGAAAGACATTTTCAAGTGTATCTTCATCATGCCTACACAGCCTTTGCTCATATGCTTCAAGAGAGCCCATTAATTCTGTCACTGATAGAGTGGACAGATCTTTGGTTTGTTCAATCGTTGTCACAATTGAGTCATATTTTCGAGGAACAATAATTAGAATTTTCTCGACAATTTTCTTGTGAAGAACATCTTCCCCAAAGGCTCTCATTTGATTAACTATTTCTTTAATTCTAGAGTAGTAGTCTTTAACATTTTCAGACTCTTTCATCTTTAACAATTCAAAATCTCGTCTTAGAGTCTGTAGTTTGATGGCATGTACCTTGGAACTCCTCCTTTAACGTATCCAAgctttttttcacttttagcACCCAATATTCTTGGAAAAATTGTGTCGGTCACTGCCTGTTGCAAAGTGAATAGCGCCTTTGAATCTTTGAGCTTACTCTCCTTCAGCTCTTTCTTTTGTGCTGCAATGAGAGCTGAAGTATCTGCAGGAGTAGTATATCCTTCTTCTACGACATTCCAATAGTCTTGGAAGCAAAAATAAGTCTTCATTTTTGCACTCCAATAATTATAGTTTTACCCATTGAAAATAGGGACAGTGATAGATGAAGGTTGGGAGGCGTTAGCTATAGCTTAGAAAAATTATGGAAGTGGGTTATAAGTGCAAGAGAAATTTTTAGTCGTAGGTGGGATAGTTTTGAAATAGTAGGGAGGTAATATAACTATGCCCAATGTATGATTGAACTTACCTCAGGTACCACTGTTAGTATTTGAATAGTGGTATTTGGTGTAAATATATAGTCTTGGAGCAATTAATGGCAGAGTGGTATACTTAGGAAGGAAGTAGCCGAGTAGCTTGATTTAGTATTCTGGACAGATAGTTGAGGGAGGAGCTGAATTTAGTAGGACTAGTTCATTGATTTCCTTGATCTCAAACTCACATAGGCACTGGCTATTTATAGTCATTTTTTGACCCACTTATCATTGTCGGTTGCACATGTATGAGATTACTAGATCATTCTAGTATACTATAGCTATACATAGTTCTTTAACATTCTAGAAAGTTTGTGATAGATAGAGATTTTAATTGTCTAAATAGTACTAGAAATTTCCATCACATTTCAACACTCCTTACCAGATCGTCTGTCAATCTTGGTCAGGATCTCAGAAAACTTCACAGCAATGTGAGATGTGTGGCAGTCGAGGTCGAGCACTGGTGCATATCCGTTTCCAATCTGGCCGGGATGGTTCATGATGATGACTTGGGATGTGAAGTTAGCAGCTTCTTTGGCAGGGTCATCCTTAGAGTTGGAGGCGACGAAACCACGCTTGAGGTCCTTGACCGCAACATTCTTCACATGGAATCCCACATTGTCACCTGGAAGGGCCTCTTGCAAAGCCTCATGGTGCATCTCCATGGACTTAACTTCAGTTGTCAGTCCATTGGGGCCAAAAGACACCAACACACCAGGTTTCAAGACACCGGTCTCAACACGTCCAACAGGCACAGTACCAATACCACCAATCTTGTAGACATCCTGCAATGGAAGCCTTAGAGGCTTGTCTGTGGGTCTCTTTGGCTTGTTGATCTGGTCAAGAGCCTCAAGAAGAGTTGGACCCTTGTACCAGTCAAGGTTGGTGGACCTCTTAATCATGTTATCGCCCTCGAAACCAGAGATGGTAACAAAGGGAATCTTGTCTGGGTTGTAACCAACCTTCTTCAGGTAGGAAGAGACTTCCTTCAAAATTTCATCATACCTAGCCTTGGAATACTTCGGGGTAGTGGCATCCATCTTATTACAGCAACAGAGGGAATCTTGCTCCTACTTACCTATACCAATAAAAATTCTAATATCAGCAGCCATATGGAAGTATACATCAAAGAACACATTTTTCTTTGTGGCAAACTGGCAATCTCAAATGAAAGACAGCTTCCATGGATAATATCTAGAGACCAAGGAAGGTGTACCAGCCTCAAAGAAACATGACTTCACAAGAAAGACTAACCAGTACAATACAGTTGGAGAGGTGTAAAAATAGAGAGCTACTCAAATAATATTCACCGGATTGATGAATTTATATGCAGGATCTAATATCTGCTCACATTGATCACCGACTTAAGCCAAAAGGACAATTTCACCATGTGAACATTTTTCATAAATCTCTTTCACAAGCTTTAACGTTGAATCAGTATCTTCAGCCAGCCTTGAGATTCTCTCCACCTCCCTGATTGCCTCAGCGGCCAAATATGATTTGTTCTCGGCGTCAGCAACTCTGTAGGCTGCAGTATCAGCGACATCCTTTATTATCTCATCACATGTCACAAAAATAGAggttggggattgttgtggcCGTAAATCCTTTTGTTATGGCACAGGTGATTTTGGAGAGGGTAATCTCTGTCCCGATGGGGTGCCCTTTTTAATCTTGTAGCAATTTTGTACCTTTTCAAGCTTCCACTGATGATCAAGCTTCCTTAACCTTGCACCTAATGCCTTTCTGAAATTTTGATGAAGTGTGTGTTTTTGCTGGTAGAGATagaaataagataaattatatGTTGAATTTTCAAGGGTATCAGAATCATAATCTTGAGTGCTTAGAAACCTATATAAAGATAATAAGTTCAAAGAACTAGAAATTAAAGTAGTGTAAATTTAGATAAGTTGGACACaaaattatgaagaaaaaagCAACCTAATGTACTtgagataattttttttggtacatcgggaAATGAATACTTGAAATACTTAAATAGATCATACATATATTTCTAAATAAACTTATATCTTTTTTTCAAACAACTTATATCCTTATTCCTTAAATTATTATACTGTAATTCATGATAAGGAGTCTGCTTTTACTCGTTACAGaattctcatatatatatagagttgTTGAAGTTAGAACTAGCATCACATTTTGAGAATTCTAGGTACATATGATCGTAATGTCATATTCACCATAAGAACACATGACATGAATATacgaaatgaaatgaaaagaaaaagaaaagacagAAACTACTTTATTTATTTGTATATATTGTCATGCTTTAGATCTAACACCACAAACTTGTATGAATTAAGAACTTCATCACATGCATGCACACAGATCCTCATTTCAACGAGACTTTTTTACCTAGATGGTGTAATTTGAAAGGTTTATTACCAAAATGgagcaactttttttttatttacatgttTAGTGTAAATCGCCAATCTCATTGGCGATATcacctttttttcttttgttttttatgaaatacaccctataatttttttttcttgacttTCTTTGTTAGTGAACGAATTGTATCTGTCACAAAAtcctaatatataatataaaaggtATCAGTGACCGAATGTGAAGAGAGATAGCATCCGTCGCAAAATGTCTAGCGACGGAATTCTGTTTGCGACGAAGTAAATTTCATCTTGAAATCCTAGTGaatattgaaaaagaatttagcgacggaaattgAAGCGTGAATACTACTGCGGCAAAATTTTAGCGACATAATTTGTGACGGACACTTTTCCGTCACTATTAAACaaagtcaaaaaaaaattatagtgtCGCCATTGCTAGTGgcgatttcataaaaaaaataaaaaataaagaggcgatttacactatttttgtaattaaaacaAAAGTTGCACTAGTTTGGTAATTTGTTTTGAAAATTGCACTAGCCATGTAAAAAAGTCTTTCAACGGGTCATGCCCTGTTCCActgttggagcggttgaagtCATGGCTACTCCCCTTGTCTGTTGCTCAACATTTCCATGCCACCCTATTTATTAATCAATTAAgttcaacaaaaaaaagatgatattaattattagtatctatctatcttcCAAACATTAGTTAATTATCCTCAAGAAAAAAGATGATATTAATATGAGATACACATTGATCTTCATGTTAAATCCTTGTTTTTCAAGCTCACGGTACTCTTGGCACAATGCGCATCTACTGCAGAAGCAATGAGTCAAGCAATCCAAGCAATTATTTCCTTTCAAATTGTACTGAGATCTTATCTTTGTCCGGTAGTTGGCTGAGTATAAGCCCCCAAGTTGAACAAAGTAGAAACCACTAGCACCACAAGCTGCATGCAACAAATTAATTCAACATAAATTATCCAAAAGCtgttatatattaattaatcatATATAAATGAATGAGTTAACTCCTTACAAGCGGATCCCTTGTCAACAATCTCTGCAATTCGACCAAATGTTACACAAGGACACCAGTACGTTAGGCAACCTGAAAGAAATTCACACACAATAACTCATAAATAGAGTTAATTCATATATAATGAATGTGATGTATAACCAGAAGCTAAGTGATACAAATTCTTGTTTCTTAATTACTCTGTTTATATGTTAGGATATATGAAATCATGTTTGAGTTAGTTAGTGCATCAAAGaaacaaacacacacttacaATTGTCGTAGTCAGAGAAGCAATCACATAGCCCGGTGGACCATTCGACGGGAGGTTGCGGTGGCGGAGGAGGTGTTGGTTGGCAGTCGGTAGAGCCTGCTACTGTTTTATACATGGTTAACTAGTTAATGTAATGCTCTTGTGTTGGATGGAAGGAATTTGTTCAACTTTTGGATGGATATATATAAGATAAGATAACGCTTATAATTAAAGTAAAAGGTTTGGTTTAACTATGTGATACAATTTGGGTTCTCAATTTATAATTGTGAGGGAATTAAGTGGCTGGCTAGCTAGTGGTATCAAAGGTTAATGTACATTTTTAAATGATTTGGATCGTTGCATGCCGCCTAATAATAGCTAATTCAACTTTAACCTTTGGAAACTTATAAGAGTCAAAATTAAAACCCTTGGCAAAACTAAATAACATAAGAGAGaggaaataaatatataattgcaATAAaattgataagcgcataattatTGAATGTTATGGGGGTCTTTCTAAGTTTTAttatataggcttaattgcacttttggtcctccatGTTTAGTGTATGTGTGTAAATGGTCCCTAAAGTTAGATATTAGCAGAACACGTCCTTCACGTTATCGAACGACAATACTTTTGGTCCCTCGTCCCTATTTCATTCATATTTTAACGGTTTCTGTCAAATATTTAACGGTCttctgaaaaaataataattagaaATACAAACAATGAAAATCCGGAAAATTAATGATGTTCTTCATATTCAACATGTTCTCCCCCCATCTTcggctgtcaaaaaaaaaacatgttcttcatcttcttcaattattttccagaaaaaataagaacaaattCATCATCAACAAGCCACCAAAATATTCAATCTCCCTCCCTCACCCTTTTACCTCCACTATAAGAATAAATTCATAAGAAAATTTTGAACTTTTCCTGCGCCAAGATCCTCCTCCGGTTGGTCGGGTCACGGATCTGAGCGGTCCACCGCCCCCATGGTCTCTGGCGAACTCCCTTGATGTTGCTTCGGCGGTGAGAGGCGGAGGGTTTTTTGGGTCTCTTGAAACGGGTCGGGTAAGGTGTGGGCGACGAAGAAAGTGAAGGGGTTAGGGAATCTAACAAGGGAGGAAGATGCATGGTGATTTCGATGATTTCTCTTCACACTTGGAAGCTTGGATGGGTTTTATGGCGGTTCATTGTCGCCGGAAGGGTCAGAGTCTGTGGCGTTGTCGTCGGTGAGAATGATTCAGAGTAGCTTTTTCCGGTTATGttggaatattctttatttatttacctATGTAATTACGCATGTAATCAGgtttatattttattgtttagtCACCTCTCAACTGTATAAATACGTTGTCAAGTATCAATAATAATCACGAAATGCAATTCTTCAACTTCATATGCTTGAGTAATAGATATAGTGTTGTCTGCACAAATATCAATCATATTATAGACTTGTCTCATGTATGTAGATGTTTCTCATTTCCTTTAAATACAAAGGCTCATATATGCCTTATTAGCTTTACATCTTCGAGGTATAGACGTCATGTTCAAAGACTCATATATTTTGTaaatgaattgcttctttctATTTTGGTTAATCACGCCTATTATTTTGGGTTCAATGTTTTCGCACTGATAATATTGAACGCTACTTCATCTGTCGACGATTTTTCAAGTTCTTAGTTGCTTATTTTAACTTGTATATATAGATATAATTGATTGAGATCTCTTTACATCCATAAAAATTTATGTTTTATTGACGCTTTTTCATAAACATTCAAATAATTTATGTTTTATTGACGCTTTTAACTCCTACTAATTTATGCGGCGATTAAACAAACCACTAAACCATATGTCTACTAACAATATGTTTGTGATGAGAGAGGGAGTTACAAGGTGGAGAAAAACACATTTTTGAAGTCTCCCCTAATTGAGGAGAGTTGGGGCAGcgtgtgtttttatttttattttttccagatttaataatattttggcGGTTTTTCCAGAATTTGCACAAAAACCGCCAGAAAGCTTGCAAATAtgaaaaaagtagttttttaatataaaatgtaattttttttccttttctcgtTCTCTTCTCTCTTTATAATATAAAACAATCTCTAAATCTACTTTATATTCTCTTATATTTCTCTTTACTCAATTGCTTTC
This is a stretch of genomic DNA from Lotus japonicus ecotype B-129 chromosome 1, LjGifu_v1.2. It encodes these proteins:
- the LOC130733406 gene encoding protein PLANT CADMIUM RESISTANCE 3-like yields the protein MYKTVAGSTDCQPTPPPPPQPPVEWSTGLCDCFSDYDNCCLTYWCPCVTFGRIAEIVDKGSASCGASGFYFVQLGGLYSANYRTKIRSQYNLKGNNCLDCLTHCFCSRCALCQEYRELEKQGFNMKINVYLILISSFFLRIIN
- the LOC130740139 gene encoding elongation factor 1-alpha-like is translated as MYDLFKYFKFLSTQDYDSDTLENSTYNLSYFYLYQQKHTLHQNFRKALGARLRKLDHQWKLEKEQDSLCCCNKMDATTPKYSKARYDEILKEVSSYLKKVGYNPDKIPFVTISGFEGDNMIKRSTNLDWYKGPTLLEALDQINKPKRPTDKPLRLPLQDVYKIGGIGTVPVGRVETGVLKPGVLVSFGPNGLTTEVKSMEMHHEALQEALPGDNVGFHVKNVAVKDLKRGFVASNSKDDPAKEAANFTSQVIIMNHPGQIGNGYAPVLDLDCHTSHIAVKFSEILTKIDRRSGFVKMIPTKPMVVETFSEYPLLGRFAVRDMRQTVVTGVIKSVEKKEPSGAKVTKAALKKK